One genomic segment of Vibrio azureus includes these proteins:
- a CDS encoding DUF1788 domain-containing protein produces the protein MQTLQQLQQRLDKVQKKLESDEFLTNKELGGEIGFYIFDYPAEHEITVREHLDYLEKKLATRSQITAKRFAHINLFEMVVELLKSRNLLDRAYKMQLEKGDDALFKALKGPLEQNRFAEFIVERANIEECNAIILHGLGSVWPIVRGHGLLNALHAKVGNVPTVMFYPGEYDGAALKPFGRIESNNYYRAFKLVP, from the coding sequence ATGCAGACACTACAACAGCTACAGCAACGTTTAGACAAAGTTCAAAAGAAACTTGAGAGTGACGAGTTTCTGACAAATAAAGAGCTTGGTGGCGAAATCGGCTTTTATATCTTTGATTATCCTGCTGAACATGAAATAACGGTACGTGAGCACCTTGACTATTTAGAGAAGAAGCTAGCTACTCGTAGTCAAATCACTGCCAAACGATTTGCTCATATCAACCTGTTCGAGATGGTGGTTGAGCTACTCAAGTCTCGCAACTTGCTTGACCGCGCATACAAGATGCAGCTTGAAAAAGGCGACGATGCATTATTCAAAGCCTTAAAAGGCCCTTTAGAACAAAATCGTTTCGCTGAGTTTATTGTTGAGCGAGCAAATATTGAGGAATGCAATGCAATCATTCTTCATGGCTTGGGCAGTGTCTGGCCTATTGTCAGAGGGCATGGTCTGCTAAACGCACTACACGCAAAAGTTGGTAATGTCCCAACCGTAATGTTTTACCCTGGAGAGTATGACGGGGCCGCACTAAAGCCGTTTGGTCGCATCGAATCCAATAACTACTACCGAGCATTTAAGCTGGTTCCTTAG
- a CDS encoding lambda-exonuclease family protein, translating to MPVVDIVQRSEKWFAWRKEGITASMLPVIMGLSPYQTPYQLWAELVGLKEPDDLSKNYHVQRGVEQEPEAREAVENEYGKPYMPVCVEADHEHLFRASLDGLYKLGSDKEVLEIKCPCEKIYNEILAMKGQAPTFQMYAAQVQWQLNCSGANTGRLYFYLRGKRPISTLIRRNDSFIEKAEKAAIDFWKHVQSNHPPKMIEGRDKVVYDTPISNQDNSWLERVEQYKQKSARHAELVRQSDAVKADLKQLESYFTEQIPSDVQTFKKDGIRATRVDKTGNVDYQSLLAEIEDTMNVVIPPELIEKHRNKGSTYFRVTIQKESSNQADVPIEQYQPKVEAEQPKQEATPLSVTPAEQFVPSSLLSGVENPTELEEAAPITAPIKPLAPGNFFEKSAQNHYF from the coding sequence ATGCCTGTAGTAGATATTGTTCAACGTAGTGAGAAATGGTTTGCGTGGCGGAAAGAAGGTATTACAGCCTCAATGCTTCCGGTAATTATGGGGTTATCTCCATATCAAACACCTTACCAACTTTGGGCAGAATTAGTCGGCTTGAAAGAGCCGGATGACCTGTCTAAAAACTACCATGTGCAAAGGGGAGTAGAACAAGAACCTGAAGCACGTGAAGCCGTTGAAAATGAATATGGAAAGCCTTACATGCCAGTATGTGTTGAAGCTGACCATGAACACTTATTTCGAGCCTCTTTAGATGGCCTATACAAATTAGGATCAGATAAAGAAGTATTGGAAATAAAATGTCCTTGCGAAAAGATCTATAACGAAATTTTGGCAATGAAAGGACAAGCCCCAACGTTTCAAATGTACGCAGCGCAAGTGCAGTGGCAATTGAACTGTTCGGGAGCTAACACTGGTAGATTGTACTTCTACTTACGGGGTAAACGCCCAATCTCAACTCTCATTCGTCGCAATGATTCCTTTATTGAAAAGGCAGAAAAAGCAGCGATTGATTTTTGGAAACATGTTCAGTCGAACCACCCTCCAAAGATGATCGAAGGTCGAGATAAGGTTGTCTATGACACTCCAATTTCTAACCAGGATAACTCTTGGCTAGAAAGAGTAGAACAATACAAACAAAAGTCAGCGCGTCATGCTGAACTCGTTCGTCAAAGCGATGCGGTAAAGGCCGATCTAAAACAGCTTGAATCGTATTTCACCGAACAGATACCAAGTGATGTCCAGACCTTTAAAAAAGATGGTATTCGCGCAACCCGTGTCGATAAGACAGGGAATGTGGACTACCAAAGCTTGCTAGCGGAAATTGAAGATACGATGAATGTGGTTATTCCACCTGAACTCATCGAAAAGCACCGTAACAAAGGCTCTACTTACTTCCGAGTGACCATTCAAAAAGAATCCAGCAACCAAGCTGACGTTCCAATTGAACAATATCAACCGAAAGTTGAAGCAGAACAACCTAAGCAAGAAGCAACACCACTTTCAGTGACTCCGGCAGAACAATTTGTTCCGTCCTCGCTTTTAAGTGGCGTTGAAAACCCTACCGAACTTGAAGAAGCAGCACCTATAACAGCGCCAATTAAGCCGCTGGCACCAGGTAACTTCTTCGAAAAATCAGCTCAAAACCACTACTTCTAA
- a CDS encoding DUF3150 domain-containing protein: protein MTTQPTSVLNDIVAVQLNVNQWTGRKKLAENDLSLQGEVPPKEIINLGSKHTTDPKALKVFNTLKRQMERACLTIGIPFLGGYAIPSDKADELAKRLTKIVGQFELEKTAYLQKHESIQQDWIKNFPQYERILVKALTPTSDVEKRINASFSMFKVQSAQSAVTVDAGLSNQVDSLGETLDADILKSSNKLLDSLTGAIQPNQTNVASLRKLREKVQGLAFLNGRFLKLVNKIKQVESAMPITGKLNTDEVHRLSGLLYQMSDEDKLQALMSNLENEPVLVAATQPAVEPTQPVSLESALEPASVDFESDDVFGLGDADFSFGEPDSDESDLGLSEADFSFEFSDIPTSSTQQSATKATFF, encoded by the coding sequence ATGACTACACAACCTACCTCTGTTCTGAATGACATTGTTGCTGTTCAACTGAACGTTAACCAATGGACAGGCCGGAAAAAACTGGCAGAAAATGACCTTTCACTACAAGGTGAAGTTCCACCGAAAGAGATCATTAACCTCGGCAGTAAACACACTACAGATCCCAAGGCTCTCAAGGTATTCAATACTTTGAAACGTCAAATGGAACGAGCTTGCTTGACCATCGGCATCCCGTTCCTTGGTGGATATGCAATACCTTCAGATAAGGCAGATGAACTAGCCAAACGACTAACAAAAATCGTTGGTCAATTTGAACTAGAGAAAACTGCTTATCTTCAAAAGCATGAGTCAATTCAACAAGACTGGATCAAGAATTTCCCTCAATACGAGCGTATTCTTGTGAAAGCGTTGACTCCTACTTCAGATGTTGAGAAACGTATTAATGCATCTTTCTCAATGTTTAAAGTTCAATCCGCCCAGTCTGCCGTCACTGTCGATGCTGGACTATCAAATCAAGTTGATAGTTTGGGAGAAACATTGGATGCAGACATCTTGAAAAGCTCCAATAAGCTACTTGATAGCTTAACGGGTGCAATTCAACCGAACCAAACCAATGTAGCTTCATTGCGGAAACTCCGCGAGAAAGTACAAGGTTTGGCTTTCCTAAATGGTCGCTTTTTGAAGCTAGTAAATAAGATAAAGCAAGTAGAAAGTGCCATGCCTATTACTGGTAAGCTCAACACTGATGAAGTACATAGACTGTCTGGTTTACTGTATCAAATGAGTGATGAAGATAAGTTGCAAGCGTTAATGAGCAACTTAGAAAATGAACCAGTACTGGTTGCCGCTACTCAACCAGCCGTTGAGCCAACACAACCTGTAAGCTTAGAGTCAGCCTTAGAACCTGCCAGTGTCGATTTTGAATCAGACGATGTGTTTGGGTTGGGTGATGCAGACTTTAGTTTCGGAGAACCTGATTCTGATGAGTCAGATCTGGGACTAAGCGAGGCAGATTTTAGTTTTGAGTTCAGCGATATTCCAACGTCGAGCACACAACAATCTGCAACGAAAGCTACATTCTTCTAA
- the bet gene encoding phage recombination protein Bet, whose product MTHAQTNNQTQHSQKEDANKKKLVGKIAEKFGVDPRGFWETLKSTAFKQRNGDAPTNEQMMALLIVADQYGLNPFTKEIYAFPDQNNGIIPILGVDGWSRIINSHPQFDGLEFRFSSEKVTMPNAKECPEWCECIIYRKDRTRPTIVREYLDEVFRNLSYNNPWKSHTKRMLRHKAMIQAARIGLGYVGIYDEDEASRIIESQNQATTKQSIEFEEQTQPLPKPQAQSELMNDLNQADFDNFEDAQYVPVDEANTQTQQANTTSHSQASEDDIVKTQFGMLASKDVNMIDQMVSFTVDTGAWDTTKDSFKERYSGATLDYALSTLNEAFNKEFSE is encoded by the coding sequence ATGACACATGCTCAAACAAATAATCAAACTCAACATTCACAAAAGGAAGACGCTAACAAAAAGAAGTTGGTCGGAAAAATTGCTGAGAAGTTTGGTGTTGATCCAAGAGGTTTTTGGGAAACACTGAAATCGACAGCTTTTAAGCAACGTAACGGCGATGCACCAACCAATGAACAAATGATGGCTCTTTTGATTGTGGCAGACCAATATGGTTTGAATCCTTTCACTAAGGAGATCTACGCTTTCCCTGACCAAAACAACGGAATAATTCCGATTCTTGGTGTTGATGGATGGTCGCGGATCATAAACTCTCACCCTCAATTTGATGGGTTAGAATTTAGGTTCTCATCTGAAAAGGTGACAATGCCTAATGCCAAAGAGTGTCCTGAGTGGTGTGAGTGCATCATTTACCGCAAGGACAGAACTCGTCCAACGATAGTGCGGGAATACCTCGATGAAGTATTCCGAAACCTAAGCTACAACAACCCTTGGAAAAGCCATACAAAGCGCATGCTGCGCCATAAGGCAATGATCCAAGCGGCTCGCATAGGATTAGGTTACGTGGGTATTTATGATGAAGACGAAGCAAGTCGAATCATAGAGAGCCAGAACCAAGCAACGACTAAGCAGTCCATCGAGTTCGAAGAACAAACTCAGCCTTTACCAAAACCTCAAGCACAATCAGAACTGATGAATGACTTGAATCAAGCTGACTTTGATAACTTCGAAGATGCTCAATATGTTCCTGTTGATGAAGCAAACACACAGACTCAACAAGCCAATACGACTAGCCATTCTCAAGCTAGTGAAGATGACATTGTAAAAACACAATTTGGTATGTTGGCATCCAAGGATGTCAATATGATTGACCAAATGGTGTCTTTTACTGTTGATACTGGCGCATGGGACACAACAAAAGATAGTTTCAAAGAACGCTATAGCGGCGCAACGTTAGATTATGCCTTGAGCACTCTCAACGAAGCGTTCAACAAAGAGTTCTCTGAATAA
- a CDS encoding helix-turn-helix transcriptional regulator, with translation MDNLSYAQKQRLAYIDFRLMFVGHFSRSEVVEHFKMGLSNATRDINLYKELAGSNLVYDNAEKRYFQTHSFKPLFDYDAQKALMKMTHHLSDSLEALTDFKFPFEAPSQLSVPDIYTIATLTQAAINQRAVKIDYISLESGESSREIMPHTIVDNGLRWHIRAFDTKSNEFRDFVITRITNAKFSDTKVESHQDKMADNQWLRIVPLELVPHPSNIKYPKAIELDYNMSEGVLHLEVRAAVAGYLLRKLNVDCSSQASLESPEHQLWLRNSPTLYGVDNLQLAAGYEHYTPQNITGNNHVRS, from the coding sequence ATGGACAATCTCAGCTACGCTCAAAAGCAAAGACTCGCCTACATCGATTTTCGATTGATGTTTGTTGGACACTTCTCGCGTTCAGAAGTCGTTGAGCACTTTAAAATGGGGCTATCTAATGCAACTCGCGATATCAACCTCTACAAGGAGTTGGCGGGCAGCAACCTCGTTTATGACAATGCAGAAAAGCGGTACTTCCAGACGCATTCATTCAAACCGTTGTTTGATTATGATGCTCAAAAAGCATTGATGAAGATGACCCACCACTTAAGTGATAGCCTAGAAGCTCTTACCGATTTTAAATTCCCTTTTGAAGCTCCTAGTCAGCTATCTGTTCCAGATATCTATACCATCGCGACATTGACTCAAGCTGCTATAAATCAGCGAGCAGTTAAAATCGACTATATCTCATTAGAAAGTGGTGAGAGCTCTAGAGAAATCATGCCGCATACCATTGTTGATAACGGTTTACGCTGGCATATCCGAGCTTTTGATACTAAGTCGAATGAGTTTCGGGACTTTGTGATTACACGAATAACTAATGCGAAATTTAGTGATACAAAAGTAGAAAGCCACCAGGACAAAATGGCCGACAACCAATGGCTTCGTATCGTACCTCTAGAGCTGGTTCCCCACCCTTCAAACATTAAGTATCCAAAGGCCATTGAGCTAGATTACAACATGTCTGAGGGGGTATTACATCTTGAGGTAAGGGCTGCGGTAGCTGGCTACTTACTACGAAAGCTAAACGTCGATTGTTCAAGTCAAGCGAGTCTTGAATCCCCCGAACATCAGTTGTGGCTCCGAAACAGTCCCACGTTATATGGTGTAGATAATCTTCAGCTAGCGGCTGGTTACGAGCACTACACTCCTCAGAACATCACAGGAAACAACCATGTCAGATCATAA
- a CDS encoding DUF2913 family protein, whose amino-acid sequence MQIKRDFDYHHNLHNVITHALLHLLCQVSASSRFVPVTSRNDILRKYLKPKLNDKSLSNIKKDIKLMLSVARKKGGNLEMKLHQLNSQSKHTKLVGAEKLYNLLVHLYDVEGIESRLFEEGCEAEPGILYMLEEQVEHGFDQEHNQVTPLSMLIQLERAPELINSINAHGLFLAEMKEWNTEIHQAHILVHPA is encoded by the coding sequence ATGCAAATCAAACGAGACTTTGACTACCACCACAATCTTCACAACGTCATTACCCACGCCCTGCTTCATTTGCTGTGCCAGGTATCCGCATCTTCCCGTTTTGTTCCAGTAACATCACGCAATGACATTCTGAGAAAGTACCTTAAGCCAAAGCTCAACGATAAGTCCTTATCGAATATTAAAAAAGACATCAAACTGATGCTCAGCGTAGCAAGAAAAAAAGGTGGGAACCTAGAAATGAAACTGCATCAACTTAATTCACAGTCGAAGCATACAAAACTCGTCGGTGCTGAAAAGCTTTATAACCTACTCGTACACCTTTATGACGTAGAGGGTATCGAATCAAGACTGTTTGAGGAGGGTTGTGAAGCGGAACCTGGGATTCTTTATATGCTAGAGGAACAAGTCGAACACGGTTTTGACCAAGAACACAACCAAGTCACCCCGTTATCGATGCTTATCCAACTAGAGCGTGCACCAGAACTTATCAATTCTATTAATGCTCACGGCCTATTTCTTGCTGAAATGAAAGAGTGGAACACCGAGATACATCAAGCTCACATCTTAGTACACCCTGCTTAA
- a CDS encoding DsbA family protein has translation MEQKKINLGLGGVCLALIISNVALYTSLQEESEVITKLSDAMINVETNLLQAPSSFAEEDVKNFIMDNPDVVVKSLAKYRFEQEQAAKVQEAKKVESSMDALYNDKNDPFIGNPNGKHVMVEFVDYNCGYCKRLAPTLKEFVAIDPEAKVIVKEYPIFTNQPTSAYSAMVATAVFYYKPEMYGDIHHAIMGSKLTREGIDQILVNYGIEKDKLQPYMETARKQIEKVRGLGAQLKVTGTPTVFIGAERVHGGWSAQQLKAKFTNQKGE, from the coding sequence ATGGAACAGAAGAAGATCAACCTCGGACTAGGTGGCGTCTGCCTAGCTCTAATTATTTCGAATGTAGCGCTTTACACCTCGTTGCAAGAAGAAAGTGAAGTTATAACAAAGCTGTCCGATGCAATGATTAATGTTGAAACCAATTTGCTTCAGGCACCATCATCGTTCGCAGAGGAAGACGTTAAAAACTTTATTATGGATAACCCTGATGTCGTAGTGAAATCCCTTGCCAAGTATCGCTTTGAGCAAGAGCAAGCAGCCAAAGTCCAAGAAGCCAAGAAAGTTGAATCATCTATGGATGCTTTGTACAACGACAAGAACGATCCATTTATTGGCAACCCGAACGGTAAGCATGTAATGGTTGAGTTTGTTGACTATAACTGTGGATACTGTAAACGCTTGGCACCAACGCTAAAAGAGTTTGTTGCCATTGATCCTGAAGCAAAAGTAATCGTGAAGGAATATCCTATTTTCACCAATCAGCCAACATCTGCATATTCCGCAATGGTGGCAACGGCTGTGTTCTACTATAAGCCTGAAATGTATGGAGACATTCACCATGCAATTATGGGCAGCAAATTGACTCGTGAAGGTATTGACCAAATCTTAGTAAATTACGGTATCGAAAAAGACAAGCTTCAACCATACATGGAAACAGCTAGAAAGCAGATTGAGAAGGTAAGAGGCTTAGGTGCTCAATTAAAAGTGACAGGAACTCCAACTGTGTTTATCGGTGCTGAACGAGTTCATGGCGGGTGGTCTGCACAGCAATTGAAAGCCAAATTTACTAATCAAAAGGGCGAGTAA
- a CDS encoding tyrosine-type recombinase/integrase has translation MSQPKRINQRIDISNGNLGLTAQGTTKRRKEPTKPPKSADEARAIIEELYERSPLLSLTASMSALTGLRYSDASWLKFSDFFDEFGQWKKHFDLCQQKAFNMRIARKGMDRATAYNASLVRVYINDGIKEIVEECRYLSCSDELLFANSRSSLKQPDGTTIPRPMSVQSANWHHAKVKEKFKLGYAFGTHSWRKYFAKKMIEKGVTIEKIRDFLGQSSLNSTNHYLSTFDEQLAPIISEMSLFE, from the coding sequence GTGAGCCAACCAAAACGTATTAATCAAAGAATTGATATATCCAACGGCAATTTAGGGCTAACAGCGCAAGGCACTACGAAACGTCGAAAGGAGCCGACGAAACCGCCAAAGAGTGCAGATGAAGCAAGGGCTATCATTGAGGAACTGTATGAACGCAGCCCATTACTAAGTCTTACCGCCTCCATGAGTGCGCTTACTGGACTGCGATACAGTGATGCTTCATGGCTCAAATTTTCAGATTTCTTTGATGAATTTGGTCAGTGGAAAAAACATTTCGATCTGTGCCAGCAAAAAGCTTTCAACATGAGGATTGCTCGTAAAGGGATGGATCGAGCCACTGCTTACAATGCCTCACTTGTGCGCGTGTATATCAATGATGGTATTAAAGAAATCGTTGAAGAATGCCGCTACCTAAGTTGTTCTGACGAACTTCTATTCGCCAATTCAAGAAGCAGCTTAAAGCAACCCGATGGCACTACCATTCCTCGTCCTATGTCAGTGCAAAGTGCTAACTGGCATCACGCAAAAGTAAAGGAGAAGTTTAAGCTCGGCTATGCGTTTGGTACTCACTCGTGGAGAAAATACTTTGCTAAGAAAATGATTGAAAAAGGCGTAACAATAGAGAAAATCAGAGATTTCTTAGGTCAATCTAGCCTTAACAGCACCAACCATTACCTAAGCACGTTCGATGAGCAGCTAGCTCCAATTATCAGTGAAATGAGTCTTTTTGAATAA
- a CDS encoding AAA family ATPase: MAKLIEKTYPLEIFGFKGTGIGVKGFEPCNHPNVPMLKKEYVFRRETLRDVVNFIDCSFGDGLLIVGPTGCGKTSLVEQVCARLHSPVQNYTCGGSTEFMDLVGQWTLQNGSTVWMDGVLTKAMREGHILILNEIDLVDPAELANLNGVLEGSPLVLSQKNGEIVYPHENFRLIATSNSNGSGSDGMYAGVQRQNLAFLDRFIVIDVDYADADVEKDILGKVAPSIPNTVRERMVALANKVRTVFKGEEDTSVELSVTFSTRTLIRWAIQIQRNIGAPCALSYALDRALLNRCSNAEEKEAINTWAIALFGSSFDPEA, translated from the coding sequence ATGGCTAAACTAATTGAAAAAACTTACCCACTCGAAATTTTTGGTTTTAAAGGTACAGGTATCGGCGTAAAAGGTTTTGAACCATGTAACCATCCTAATGTACCGATGCTCAAAAAAGAGTATGTGTTTCGCCGGGAAACGTTAAGAGATGTCGTAAACTTTATTGATTGTTCTTTTGGTGATGGGTTATTGATTGTCGGTCCAACCGGCTGCGGCAAAACATCATTGGTAGAACAAGTTTGCGCTCGGCTGCATTCCCCTGTTCAAAACTACACTTGTGGTGGCTCAACCGAATTTATGGATTTGGTAGGGCAATGGACACTTCAAAATGGTTCAACCGTCTGGATGGATGGTGTGCTAACCAAAGCTATGCGTGAAGGTCATATTCTCATTCTTAATGAAATTGACCTTGTCGACCCGGCTGAATTAGCAAACCTAAATGGAGTGCTAGAAGGTTCACCATTAGTGTTATCGCAAAAGAACGGCGAAATAGTGTATCCACACGAAAATTTCCGTTTGATTGCTACTTCAAATTCAAATGGCTCAGGTAGCGATGGGATGTATGCTGGTGTCCAGCGTCAGAATCTCGCGTTCCTAGACCGATTCATCGTTATTGACGTTGACTATGCAGATGCAGATGTTGAGAAGGATATCTTGGGAAAAGTTGCTCCAAGTATCCCTAACACCGTTCGTGAACGTATGGTCGCACTAGCGAATAAAGTAAGAACTGTGTTTAAAGGAGAGGAAGATACTAGCGTTGAGCTAAGTGTCACTTTTTCTACTCGAACACTAATTCGTTGGGCTATTCAAATCCAACGTAACATAGGAGCACCTTGCGCTTTAAGCTATGCACTTGATCGTGCATTACTTAATCGTTGCTCTAACGCTGAAGAAAAAGAAGCTATTAATACCTGGGCTATAGCCCTATTTGGTAGCAGCTTTGATCCTGAAGCGTAA
- a CDS encoding DUF1819 family protein, with protein sequence MSDHKRYLGDLIGGSLMIRESQIIADLLLKNPTPDEWNEAIAVDNILQKPSAASAKRNASTVRKRLNGLNDEYLQKLAYSGAEEATQLMFAATLINSPLLADFMRIVVTDAKRMYRESLNVDDWTHFWEERTRLYPALADMSEASTYKIAQVAFKVIADAGYIDSTKNKKLMNIYVSPDVRELLSDMQRDDILRVMEP encoded by the coding sequence ATGTCAGATCATAAACGCTACCTTGGCGATCTCATTGGCGGTAGCCTCATGATCCGCGAAAGCCAAATCATTGCTGATCTATTGCTAAAAAATCCCACTCCTGATGAGTGGAATGAAGCGATTGCTGTAGATAACATTTTACAGAAACCATCCGCTGCGTCAGCGAAACGAAATGCATCCACTGTGAGAAAGCGACTTAATGGTTTAAACGATGAGTACCTGCAAAAACTCGCATACAGTGGGGCTGAAGAAGCCACTCAACTAATGTTTGCAGCTACTCTCATCAACTCTCCGCTTCTAGCAGATTTCATGCGCATTGTTGTCACAGATGCAAAACGCATGTACCGCGAATCACTAAACGTTGATGATTGGACTCATTTTTGGGAGGAGCGCACCAGACTATATCCAGCGCTCGCTGATATGTCGGAGGCGTCCACTTACAAGATCGCCCAAGTAGCCTTTAAGGTAATTGCTGATGCGGGCTATATCGACTCGACTAAAAACAAAAAACTCATGAACATTTATGTTTCTCCTGATGTCAGAGAGTTGTTATCAGATATGCAACGAGACGATATCCTCAGAGTAATGGAGCCATAA